A genomic region of Brevibacillus sp. JNUCC-41 contains the following coding sequences:
- a CDS encoding GNAT family N-acetyltransferase — translation MDDVWIEGSKVILRNVKQADLKLLWSLKYGEADPEWKKWDAPYHPLELIDFQTYIDKETKYRTYDEKMGAYSELLMEKNDQIIGSVVYYWEHEPSRWLEIGITIFEPKYWNGGYGTEALRLFIGYLFEKMEIERVGLTTWSGNERMITVGEKVGMQVEGRMRKCRYHDGYYYDSVRMGMLREEWESLKFRS, via the coding sequence TTGGACGATGTTTGGATTGAAGGAAGTAAAGTAATATTAAGGAATGTTAAACAAGCCGATTTAAAACTTTTATGGAGCCTGAAATATGGAGAAGCCGATCCAGAATGGAAAAAGTGGGATGCACCTTATCATCCTCTTGAACTCATTGATTTCCAAACGTATATCGATAAAGAAACGAAATATAGAACCTATGATGAAAAAATGGGGGCTTACTCTGAGCTATTAATGGAAAAGAACGATCAAATAATAGGATCTGTTGTATATTACTGGGAACATGAACCTTCACGTTGGCTTGAAATCGGAATTACGATATTTGAGCCCAAGTATTGGAATGGCGGTTATGGAACAGAAGCGTTAAGGTTATTCATAGGCTATTTATTCGAAAAAATGGAGATTGAGCGGGTGGGACTGACGACATGGTCAGGTAATGAACGCATGATCACAGTAGGAGAAAAGGTAGGTATGCAAGTAGAGGGAAGGATGAGGAAATGCCGTTATCATGATGGTTATTATTATGATTCAGTCAGAA
- a CDS encoding PTS fructose transporter subunit IIABC gives MKITDLLKLDTIIINLQSVTKQAVIDELSGKLAEADRLNDVEGFKAAILKREEQSTTGIGEGIAIPHAKTNAVKVPAICFGKSVSGVDYESLDGQPAHLFFMIAASEGANADHLETLSRLSSLLMDDKFRARLISATSGEEVLEIINQKEMEAYEEEMEEQQSSNAAIGKNKGGKILAVTACPTGIAHTYMAADALKAKAKEMGIDFKVETNGSTGIKNGLTAAEIDEADAIIVAADKQVEMNRFNGKHVIIVPVAHGIRKTEELLTRALNQDAPVYNGTGNDKSDEGDSAKGGLGIYKHLMNGVSNMLPFVVGGGILIALSFFFGIEAADPANPDYNPIAKALSDIGGGNGAFFLLVPVLAGFIASSIADRPGFAPGMVGGLLAAQANAGFLGGLIAGFLAGYVVLLLRKLFSRLPQTLDGIKPVLLYPVFGMLITGFIMLFLINEPVTAINMGLTNWLQGLSGTNAIFLGLILGGMMAVDMGGPLNKAAFTFGLAAIEAQSFGPHAAVMAGGMVPPLGIALATTFFKSKFTEMERKSGFTNYFMGASFITEGAIPFAAADPLRVIVSSVVGAATAGALSMAFNVTLPAPHGGIFVIPLVNHPFFYLLAILIGSLITALLLGFWKKKRI, from the coding sequence ATGAAAATTACAGACTTGTTAAAATTGGATACAATCATCATCAATCTGCAAAGCGTTACAAAGCAAGCAGTCATTGACGAACTATCAGGAAAGCTAGCCGAGGCAGACAGGTTAAACGATGTGGAGGGTTTTAAAGCTGCCATCTTAAAACGTGAAGAGCAAAGCACGACTGGGATTGGTGAAGGAATAGCCATACCACACGCAAAAACAAATGCTGTAAAGGTACCTGCCATCTGCTTCGGCAAATCTGTCAGTGGTGTGGATTATGAATCGCTTGATGGGCAGCCAGCTCATTTGTTCTTTATGATTGCAGCAAGTGAAGGAGCGAATGCAGATCACTTGGAAACCCTTTCCCGGCTTTCTTCATTACTGATGGATGATAAATTCAGAGCCCGATTGATTTCTGCTACTTCTGGTGAGGAAGTGTTGGAGATAATCAATCAAAAAGAAATGGAAGCTTATGAAGAAGAAATGGAAGAGCAGCAATCAAGTAATGCTGCCATTGGTAAAAATAAAGGAGGTAAAATCCTAGCCGTTACAGCTTGTCCAACAGGAATTGCCCATACTTATATGGCAGCCGATGCGTTAAAAGCTAAAGCTAAGGAAATGGGAATCGATTTCAAAGTCGAAACAAATGGCTCCACAGGAATCAAAAATGGTTTAACCGCCGCAGAAATTGATGAGGCGGATGCAATTATCGTTGCAGCTGATAAGCAGGTGGAAATGAATCGTTTTAACGGGAAACATGTCATTATTGTCCCAGTGGCCCATGGAATCCGGAAGACCGAGGAGCTGTTAACCAGAGCCCTGAATCAGGACGCCCCTGTTTACAACGGAACAGGAAACGATAAAAGTGATGAAGGGGATTCAGCAAAAGGAGGATTGGGGATTTACAAGCACTTAATGAATGGCGTAAGTAATATGCTTCCATTTGTTGTCGGTGGCGGAATCTTGATTGCGCTTTCTTTCTTTTTTGGAATCGAGGCGGCCGATCCGGCAAATCCGGATTATAATCCCATTGCCAAAGCATTAAGTGATATTGGCGGGGGAAATGGTGCTTTCTTCTTACTTGTCCCTGTCCTGGCTGGGTTCATTGCTTCAAGTATTGCCGATCGTCCGGGTTTTGCTCCTGGTATGGTAGGGGGATTATTGGCAGCACAGGCTAATGCCGGTTTTCTTGGCGGACTGATCGCCGGTTTCCTTGCAGGTTATGTCGTCTTACTTTTAAGAAAATTGTTTTCCAGATTACCGCAAACACTCGATGGCATTAAACCAGTTTTACTCTATCCTGTATTCGGTATGTTAATTACAGGGTTTATCATGTTATTTCTCATAAATGAACCAGTAACCGCAATAAACATGGGCTTGACCAATTGGCTGCAAGGTTTATCTGGTACGAACGCAATATTCCTTGGCTTGATTCTTGGTGGGATGATGGCTGTAGATATGGGGGGGCCCCTAAACAAGGCTGCCTTCACATTTGGGCTAGCGGCCATTGAAGCTCAGAGTTTCGGACCGCATGCTGCTGTAATGGCTGGTGGAATGGTTCCTCCTCTAGGGATTGCCTTGGCCACTACATTCTTTAAAAGCAAGTTCACTGAAATGGAAAGAAAATCAGGATTCACTAATTATTTCATGGGTGCTTCGTTCATTACAGAAGGAGCGATTCCTTTTGCGGCAGCGGATCCATTGCGTGTTATCGTCAGCAGTGTTGTCGGGGCAGCGACAGCGGGAGCACTGTCAATGGCTTTTAACGTGACTCTCCCTGCACCACATGGTGGAATATTTGTCATCCCACTTGTCAATCACCCATTTTTCTATTTATTGGCCATTTTAATAGGATCCCTCATCACCGCCTTACTATTGGGGTTCTGGAAAAAGAAACGGATATAA
- the pfkB gene encoding 1-phosphofructokinase, producing the protein MIYTVTLNPSIDYLVEVESFQMGKVNRTSYDAKFPGGKGINVSRVLKRLGNSTTALGFIGGQTGEFVKRFLRQEEIFTDFTEIAGDTRINIKLKTGLETEINSQGPIISKGNYQQLISQIEQLNNNDILILSGSIPPSVPSDVYEAMARSCSHNGIKVVVDTSGKELLDVLPHRPFLIKPNHHELGELFSTEIRTVDDAREYGAKLVEAGAHNVIVSMAGQGAVLCSGGVSYSANVPKGNVINSVGAGDSMVAGFIGTYESTGDILSAFRFSLAAGSATAFSSDLGTLDKIEELLPQIAINYLTGG; encoded by the coding sequence ATGATTTATACAGTGACACTAAACCCATCCATCGATTACCTGGTCGAGGTGGAGAGTTTTCAAATGGGCAAGGTGAATCGAACCAGTTATGATGCAAAATTCCCAGGAGGGAAAGGAATCAATGTTTCCAGAGTGCTAAAAAGGCTGGGAAATAGTACGACAGCGTTAGGATTCATCGGTGGACAAACTGGTGAATTTGTAAAAAGGTTTTTAAGACAAGAAGAGATTTTCACGGACTTTACAGAGATAGCTGGAGATACAAGAATAAACATTAAATTGAAAACAGGGCTGGAGACTGAAATAAATAGTCAAGGGCCAATCATTTCAAAAGGGAATTATCAACAATTAATTAGTCAGATCGAACAGTTGAATAATAATGATATCCTCATTTTGTCAGGAAGCATCCCTCCAAGCGTTCCTTCGGATGTATACGAAGCCATGGCAAGGTCATGTTCCCATAACGGCATTAAAGTGGTAGTGGATACGAGTGGCAAGGAATTACTGGATGTCCTTCCACACCGGCCATTTTTAATAAAGCCCAATCATCATGAACTGGGTGAGCTTTTTTCAACCGAAATAAGAACGGTTGATGATGCTAGGGAATATGGCGCTAAATTGGTTGAAGCAGGAGCACATAACGTTATTGTATCAATGGCGGGACAGGGGGCCGTGCTTTGCTCCGGTGGAGTGTCATATTCCGCAAATGTTCCAAAAGGGAACGTCATCAATTCAGTGGGTGCCGGTGATTCCATGGTCGCAGGTTTCATTGGGACATATGAAAGTACAGGGGACATTCTATCTGCATTCCGCTTCAGTCTTGCAGCAGGAAGTGCTACGGCCTTTTCATCCGATCTTGGTACATTGGATAAAATTGAAGAGTTATTACCGCAAATTGCCATCAATTATCTAACAGGAGGCTGA
- the odhB gene encoding 2-oxoglutarate dehydrogenase complex dihydrolipoyllysine-residue succinyltransferase, whose protein sequence is MAEVKVPELAESISEGSIAQWLKQPGDHVEKGEYVLELETDKVNVEIISDYTGTLSEHLAEEGDTVQVGQAIAIVDENGSAAAAPKEEAPKVEEAKAEPAKAEQAAPAKEAPKSEAKEASSTQQVIASPAARKLAREKGIDLTQVPVADPLGRVRVQDVEAASNAPAAPAAAPKQAPAAKKAAAPVEVNDDRIEVVKMTRRRQTIAKRLVQVQSEAAMLTTFNEVDLSAVMELRSRHKDSFVKTNDVKLGFMSFFTKAVIGALKKYPLLNAEIQGDHILKKNFYDIGVAVSTDEGLVVPVVRDADRKSFAEIEKNISDLAVKARNNKLGLSDLSGGTFTITNGGTFGSLLSTPILNAPQVGILGMHTIKTRPIAVGDQIENRPMMYLALSYDHRIVDGKEAVGFLVAIKDMLEDPEQLLLQG, encoded by the coding sequence ATGGCTGAAGTAAAAGTACCTGAATTAGCAGAATCAATTTCTGAAGGATCTATTGCGCAATGGTTAAAACAACCCGGTGATCACGTTGAAAAAGGAGAATATGTCCTTGAACTTGAAACGGATAAAGTGAACGTAGAAATCATTTCAGATTATACTGGTACACTTTCGGAACATTTAGCAGAAGAAGGCGATACTGTCCAAGTTGGACAGGCTATTGCCATCGTTGATGAAAATGGATCAGCTGCAGCAGCTCCAAAAGAGGAAGCTCCTAAGGTTGAAGAAGCTAAAGCAGAACCAGCTAAGGCTGAACAAGCGGCTCCTGCTAAAGAAGCTCCTAAATCAGAAGCAAAAGAAGCATCATCCACTCAACAAGTTATTGCATCACCAGCTGCAAGGAAATTGGCTCGTGAAAAAGGTATTGACTTGACTCAAGTGCCTGTAGCCGATCCACTTGGTCGTGTACGTGTACAAGACGTAGAAGCAGCAAGCAATGCACCTGCAGCACCAGCGGCAGCTCCTAAACAAGCTCCTGCAGCTAAAAAGGCAGCAGCTCCTGTTGAAGTGAATGATGACCGCATTGAAGTGGTTAAGATGACACGCCGTCGTCAAACCATTGCCAAACGTCTAGTTCAAGTACAATCCGAAGCAGCCATGCTTACTACTTTTAACGAAGTCGATCTTTCTGCAGTCATGGAATTGCGTAGCCGCCATAAGGATTCTTTCGTGAAAACAAATGATGTTAAACTTGGTTTCATGTCATTCTTCACTAAAGCGGTCATTGGCGCATTGAAGAAATATCCATTATTGAATGCTGAAATCCAAGGCGACCATATCCTGAAAAAGAACTTTTATGATATCGGTGTAGCTGTATCCACTGATGAAGGTCTTGTCGTTCCGGTAGTAAGGGATGCTGACCGCAAAAGCTTTGCTGAAATCGAGAAGAACATTTCGGATTTAGCTGTTAAAGCGCGTAACAACAAATTGGGACTTTCAGATTTATCAGGTGGTACTTTTACTATCACAAACGGCGGGACTTTCGGTTCCCTATTATCTACACCAATCTTGAATGCCCCTCAAGTTGGGATCTTGGGCATGCATACAATCAAGACTCGTCCAATCGCAGTTGGAGATCAAATCGAAAACAGACCGATGATGTACCTTGCATTATCTTATGATCACCGTATCGTTGACGGAAAAGAAGCTGTTGGTTTCTTAGTAGCCATCAAAGATATGCTGGAAGATCCAGAACAACTTTTACTTCAAGGCTAA
- a CDS encoding DeoR/GlpR family DNA-binding transcription regulator: MLTTERHQFILSILKEQGTVKLQELVDQLQASESTIRRDLVQLEEMKLLKRVHGGASLLQRKGLEPTTMEKQYKARAEKQLIAKLAVSFIEKNDCIYLDAGTTTAEMIPYLKDKNITVLTNGLMHIPKLIELEIKTVLVGGTIKFSTNAVIGSNAVQFLNEYRFDKCFLGMNGIHQDLGFTTPDPEEAQLKKMALRLSNESYVLADSSKLNEATFAKVADVSDAIILTDSNDEEAIAQLKKNPKIKVVTI; this comes from the coding sequence TTGTTGACAACTGAAAGGCACCAGTTCATCTTATCGATCCTTAAAGAACAAGGAACGGTAAAGCTTCAAGAGCTTGTAGATCAGTTACAAGCCTCGGAGTCGACCATTCGGAGAGATTTAGTGCAACTCGAGGAAATGAAGCTCTTGAAACGCGTGCATGGTGGGGCCTCTTTACTTCAGAGAAAAGGCCTTGAACCAACAACTATGGAAAAGCAATACAAAGCAAGAGCTGAAAAACAACTTATAGCAAAGCTGGCGGTTTCATTCATAGAGAAAAATGATTGTATATATCTTGATGCAGGCACGACAACTGCGGAAATGATTCCTTATTTAAAGGATAAAAATATAACAGTGCTGACGAATGGTCTTATGCATATACCAAAACTCATCGAATTGGAAATCAAAACAGTGTTAGTGGGCGGGACGATAAAATTTTCGACAAATGCTGTTATTGGAAGTAATGCTGTACAGTTCCTGAATGAATACCGCTTTGATAAATGTTTCTTGGGAATGAACGGAATCCATCAAGATCTGGGTTTCACAACACCCGACCCGGAAGAAGCGCAACTGAAGAAGATGGCATTACGCCTCTCTAACGAGTCCTACGTACTTGCTGACAGTTCAAAACTGAATGAAGCTACTTTCGCTAAGGTGGCAGATGTAAGCGATGCCATAATCCTTACTGACAGCAATGATGAAGAGGCAATTGCTCAACTCAAAAAAAATCCAAAGATAAAGGTCGTGACCATTTAA
- a CDS encoding secondary thiamine-phosphate synthase enzyme YjbQ: MLKKNTLKTTKRDDMIDVTTEVQAFIKENGIQEGVALIYCPHTTAGITINENADPDVKKDMLRRLDEQYPWNHTLDLHMEGNTAAHLKSSAVGSSQQVIIHKGSLILGTWQGVYFCEFDGPRERQYFIKLCVDR, encoded by the coding sequence ATGCTGAAGAAAAATACCTTAAAAACGACGAAGAGGGATGATATGATTGATGTCACGACAGAAGTACAGGCGTTCATCAAGGAAAACGGGATTCAAGAGGGAGTAGCTCTTATATATTGTCCACATACGACAGCAGGGATCACGATTAATGAAAATGCTGATCCTGATGTCAAAAAGGATATGTTAAGAAGACTGGATGAGCAATACCCATGGAATCATACATTGGATTTACATATGGAAGGAAACACGGCAGCCCATTTGAAATCAAGTGCGGTTGGTTCTTCACAGCAGGTGATCATCCATAAAGGGAGCTTGATCCTTGGTACCTGGCAAGGTGTATATTTTTGTGAATTCGATGGTCCCAGAGAAAGGCAATATTTTATTAAATTATGTGTCGACAGGTAA
- a CDS encoding 2-oxoglutarate dehydrogenase E1 component has translation MTINDSKVLDHWKAFSGPNLGYVMEQYDLFLANPEEVDPELKNFFEVAGPPSFDVSAETTTGSAPTVQAGEVLPMKKIMSAVKLAENIRAYGHLAANIYPLKEEALDTEQIHFEKYGLTADDLRKIPADFICPESPEDVKDGYEAVQYLKQLYTKTIAFEFHHVNDLDEKQWLTDMVESGNMFPEVTKEKRELLLKRLNEVEGFEKFLHRTYVGQKRFSIEGLDALVPILDEMISQTVQSGTGNVNIAMAHRGRLNVLAHVLGKPYEVIFSEFQHSPNKDLVPSEGSTGINNGWTGDVKYHLGLDKQITKSNIQKARITLANNPSHLEVVGPIVEGYSRAAQEDRSEKGFPVQDISKSLAILIHGDAAFPGEGIVPETFNLSRLRGYQVGGAIHIIANNMIGFTTESEDSRSTLYASDLAKGFEVPIVHVNADDPEACMAAVNLANLYREKYNKDFLIDLIGYRRFGHNEMDEPLVTQPEMYALIHKHQTVKELYGKKLIQSGEFTEAEVKAIAEQVDTRLADAYAKISGNKPEASKECNPPGIIEKGLPAIDTAVPKQELVSINEELVKWPEGFTPNKKLGKILSRRLDSFGADGKIDWAHAETLAFASILSDGTPIRLTGQDSERGTFAQRNIMLHDSVNGKTYSPLHTLETAKASFAVHNSPLTETAVLAYEYGYNVFAPETLVLWEGQFGDFANTAQVIFDQFIAAGRAKWGQKSGLVMLLPHGYEGQGPEHSSARLERFLQLAAENNWTVANLSSAAQYFHILRRQAKILDQEQVRPLVIMTPKSMLRNQVMASTAEEFSEGSFESFVETKALGKKPKSVERIVFASGKLAVELREKAATEKNTDWLQIISIEEIYPFPFTGVQEALKKYTNLKEIFWAQEEPKNMGAWTFVEPRLNAAAPGNLSVTYIGRKRRSSPAEGDPLVHKNEQQRIMTQAITRNNEGEK, from the coding sequence ATGACCATCAATGATTCTAAGGTATTAGACCACTGGAAAGCTTTTTCAGGTCCAAACCTTGGGTATGTCATGGAGCAATACGATCTATTCCTAGCCAACCCGGAAGAAGTGGATCCGGAACTGAAAAACTTTTTTGAAGTAGCAGGTCCTCCTTCATTCGATGTATCGGCAGAAACAACGACTGGAAGTGCGCCAACTGTACAAGCTGGAGAAGTTCTTCCGATGAAGAAAATTATGTCTGCAGTCAAGTTAGCTGAAAATATCCGTGCATACGGACATCTTGCTGCAAATATTTATCCTTTAAAAGAAGAAGCTCTGGACACTGAACAAATTCACTTTGAAAAATATGGCTTGACTGCAGATGATTTAAGGAAAATACCGGCTGACTTTATTTGCCCGGAATCACCTGAAGACGTGAAAGACGGATACGAAGCCGTACAATACCTAAAACAACTCTATACAAAAACGATAGCCTTTGAATTTCACCATGTTAATGACTTGGATGAAAAGCAATGGCTTACTGATATGGTCGAATCCGGAAACATGTTCCCGGAAGTGACTAAAGAGAAAAGGGAACTATTACTTAAACGATTGAATGAAGTCGAAGGTTTCGAGAAATTCCTTCACCGCACATATGTAGGGCAAAAACGTTTCTCTATTGAAGGACTGGATGCTTTGGTTCCGATTTTAGATGAAATGATTTCACAAACTGTTCAAAGCGGTACTGGGAATGTGAATATTGCCATGGCTCACCGAGGACGTTTGAATGTTCTAGCACATGTATTAGGAAAGCCATATGAGGTCATCTTCTCTGAATTCCAACATTCACCGAATAAAGATCTGGTTCCTTCAGAGGGTTCAACTGGCATTAACAATGGATGGACCGGTGATGTTAAATACCATTTAGGTCTGGATAAACAGATAACTAAATCAAATATACAAAAAGCAAGGATTACACTTGCCAATAACCCAAGTCACTTGGAAGTAGTCGGTCCAATCGTGGAAGGGTATTCTCGTGCGGCACAAGAAGACCGTTCAGAAAAAGGATTCCCGGTTCAAGACATTTCCAAATCCCTTGCAATCCTGATTCATGGTGATGCAGCATTCCCAGGTGAAGGAATTGTACCTGAAACGTTTAACTTAAGCCGTTTACGCGGTTATCAAGTTGGCGGCGCCATCCATATCATCGCCAATAACATGATCGGTTTTACAACGGAAAGTGAAGATTCACGTTCAACCCTATATGCTAGTGATTTGGCCAAAGGCTTTGAAGTGCCGATCGTGCATGTGAATGCAGATGATCCGGAAGCATGTATGGCTGCTGTGAACCTTGCTAACCTATATCGTGAAAAATACAACAAGGATTTCTTGATCGACCTGATCGGTTACAGACGTTTCGGCCATAACGAAATGGATGAGCCATTGGTGACTCAACCTGAAATGTATGCATTAATTCATAAGCACCAAACCGTTAAAGAGCTTTATGGAAAAAAACTGATTCAATCCGGTGAGTTCACTGAAGCTGAAGTTAAAGCGATTGCTGAGCAAGTGGATACAAGGCTTGCAGATGCATATGCAAAAATTTCCGGAAATAAACCGGAAGCTTCTAAAGAATGTAATCCTCCTGGGATTATTGAAAAAGGACTTCCAGCCATTGATACGGCAGTTCCTAAACAAGAACTTGTTTCAATTAACGAAGAACTTGTTAAGTGGCCGGAAGGATTCACTCCTAATAAAAAGTTAGGAAAGATCTTATCACGTCGCTTGGATTCCTTTGGTGCTGACGGAAAAATTGATTGGGCTCATGCTGAGACATTGGCATTCGCATCCATATTAAGTGACGGCACTCCAATCCGTTTGACAGGACAAGATTCAGAGCGCGGAACATTCGCACAACGCAATATCATGTTACATGATAGTGTTAACGGAAAAACATATTCACCACTTCACACACTAGAAACTGCCAAAGCATCATTTGCTGTTCATAACAGCCCGCTTACTGAAACGGCAGTTCTGGCTTATGAATATGGTTATAATGTATTTGCACCTGAGACACTGGTATTATGGGAAGGCCAATTCGGTGACTTCGCTAATACAGCACAAGTGATTTTTGACCAATTCATCGCGGCAGGCCGTGCAAAATGGGGTCAAAAATCAGGTCTTGTCATGCTGCTTCCACACGGTTATGAAGGACAAGGACCAGAGCACTCAAGTGCCCGCCTGGAGCGTTTCCTCCAATTAGCGGCGGAAAATAACTGGACAGTTGCCAACCTGAGTTCGGCAGCTCAATACTTCCATATCCTTAGAAGACAAGCGAAGATTTTGGATCAAGAGCAAGTACGTCCGCTTGTCATCATGACACCGAAGAGTATGCTTCGTAATCAAGTGATGGCTTCTACAGCAGAAGAATTCAGTGAAGGCTCTTTTGAATCATTCGTAGAAACCAAAGCTTTGGGCAAAAAACCTAAATCGGTTGAACGCATTGTATTTGCATCAGGTAAATTGGCGGTTGAACTTCGTGAAAAAGCGGCAACTGAAAAAAATACAGATTGGTTGCAAATCATCAGTATCGAAGAAATTTATCCATTCCCATTCACTGGAGTTCAAGAAGCCCTGAAAAAATATACAAATCTTAAAGAAATCTTCTGGGCTCAAGAAGAACCTAAAAACATGGGTGCTTGGACATTTGTTGAACCTCGCCTAAATGCTGCGGCTCCTGGCAATCTTTCAGTAACATATATAGGAAGGAAGCGCAGATCAAGCCCGGCTGAGGGAGATCCACTTGTCCATAAAAATGAACAACAACGGATTATGACTCAAGCAATTACACGCAATAATGAGGGGGAGAAATAA
- a CDS encoding polysaccharide deacetylase family protein: MNNFLKLFLFMAGSFIIILLAVDVQNIQVHAMVPEEITPLLKSKENQKIAYLTFDDGPSLNTMKILDILDGYHVKATFFVKGNEEPYAKESYREMVSRGHAIALHSYTHDYSIVYRSTESFFQDLNRLETMLQKEYGIKSRIVRLPGGSNNRLRHQAATKPIINGILQQLKEKGYIYFDWSIDSTDGFSPSISEQQIITAVQKGTKNQKHVNILLHDINSMKNTVKALPDIIEFLKKEGYTFDTIDETTPKLQFN; encoded by the coding sequence ATGAATAATTTCCTGAAATTATTTCTTTTCATGGCGGGTTCTTTCATTATTATTTTGTTGGCTGTGGATGTCCAGAACATTCAAGTACATGCAATGGTTCCCGAAGAGATCACACCGCTCCTGAAAAGTAAGGAAAATCAGAAAATCGCTTATTTGACATTCGATGACGGACCATCTTTGAATACCATGAAGATATTGGATATTTTGGACGGCTATCATGTTAAGGCCACATTTTTCGTTAAAGGGAATGAAGAACCATACGCAAAGGAAAGTTATCGGGAAATGGTTTCCCGGGGTCATGCGATTGCCCTTCATTCTTATACACATGATTATTCCATCGTTTATCGATCGACTGAGAGTTTCTTTCAAGATTTGAATAGGCTTGAAACCATGCTGCAAAAGGAATATGGGATAAAAAGCCGTATTGTGCGCCTTCCTGGCGGCTCGAATAATCGTCTGCGGCATCAGGCTGCAACGAAACCCATCATCAATGGAATCCTTCAACAATTAAAGGAAAAAGGGTATATTTACTTTGATTGGTCCATTGACTCGACAGATGGCTTCAGTCCGTCAATAAGTGAACAACAAATCATTACTGCCGTACAAAAAGGGACGAAAAATCAAAAGCATGTTAATATCTTATTGCATGATATCAATAGTATGAAGAATACAGTGAAAGCATTGCCTGATATAATTGAATTTCTTAAAAAAGAAGGGTATACCTTCGATACTATTGATGAGACAACCCCGAAATTGCAATTTAATTGA
- a CDS encoding dioxygenase family protein, whose protein sequence is MMPSLFLSHGTPLLALEKNGYTSFLKDYMQTMKKPAAIVILSAHWESEDQMISAVGKHEVIYDFAGYPEEIFQITYPARGCLELSDRILTLLSRIGVLGELDDRRPLDHGSWGLLHIMYPEADIPTVSMSISPALPLDKQYEIGKTLRELKESNVLIIGSGGIVHNFAQIQEDMHVAEGWAIEFENWVEEKIMNWDLQSLFEYERFAPYSTEAVPSKEHFVPLVIAMGSGDDKKKAALLHRSFQYGNLSLSAWKFD, encoded by the coding sequence ATGATGCCATCATTGTTTTTATCACATGGAACACCGCTATTGGCTTTGGAAAAGAATGGCTACACTTCTTTTTTGAAGGATTATATGCAAACTATGAAGAAACCTGCTGCCATCGTAATTTTGTCAGCACATTGGGAAAGCGAAGATCAAATGATTTCAGCAGTAGGGAAGCATGAAGTCATTTATGATTTTGCAGGGTATCCTGAAGAAATATTTCAGATTACTTATCCAGCCAGGGGATGTCTTGAGCTGTCAGATCGAATTTTAACCTTATTGTCCAGGATAGGTGTATTGGGGGAACTTGATGATAGGCGCCCCCTGGACCATGGATCATGGGGGCTTTTGCATATCATGTATCCCGAAGCTGACATCCCGACCGTATCTATGTCCATTAGTCCTGCACTGCCATTGGACAAGCAGTATGAAATTGGGAAAACATTGAGGGAATTAAAGGAAAGTAATGTCCTGATTATCGGGAGTGGTGGAATTGTCCATAATTTCGCCCAAATACAGGAGGATATGCATGTTGCAGAAGGATGGGCAATCGAGTTTGAGAACTGGGTCGAAGAGAAAATCATGAATTGGGATTTGCAATCCTTGTTTGAGTATGAAAGATTCGCCCCATACAGTACAGAAGCTGTGCCCTCCAAAGAGCATTTCGTTCCATTGGTCATCGCAATGGGGTCAGGGGATGACAAAAAAAAGGCAGCTCTCCTGCATAGGAGCTTTCAATATGGCAATCTAAGTTTATCAGCTTGGAAGTTTGATTGA